A DNA window from Limanda limanda chromosome 6, fLimLim1.1, whole genome shotgun sequence contains the following coding sequences:
- the LOC133003712 gene encoding apolipoprotein A-I-like isoform X2: protein MNFATLALALLLAVGSNAASMQADAPNQLQHVRSLMELYMTQMKDSAHKVLDQLDQTEYSELKASLSQRLDDTYTQIKALQASVSPITDNVVTTIADATADFRASVDADIQALKLDLEPKRAELRRVITEHIEEYRRQLEPIITDYHTKHTADMDALKIKLQPVVDAMKTSVAANVEETKTALMPILESVRAKLSERLENLKDIATPYVEEYKDQLKQAYGQAQSVKPEDLTALKEKIAPMADEVRAKVTEMFEAIAATFQKS, encoded by the exons ATGAATTTCGCCACTCTTGCTCTTGCCCTTCTGCTGGCCGTCG GCTCTAATGCCGCGTCCATGCAAGCTGATGCACCTAACCAGCTGCAGCATGTCCGCTCCCTCATGGAGCTCTACATGACTCAGATGAAGGACAGTGCCCACAAAGTCCTGGACCAGCTCGATCAAACCGAGTACAGCGAACTTAA GGCCAGCCTGTCTCAGCGCCTGGATGACACATACACTCAGATCAAGGCTCTGCAGGCCTCTGTTTCCCCCATCACCGACAATGTTGTCACTACCATTGCTGACGCCACCGCTGACTTCCGTGCCTCTGTCGATGCTGATATCCAAGCCCTGAAGCTCGACCTCGAGCCCAAGCGCGCTGAGCTGAGGAGAGTCATCACCGAGCACATTGAAGAATACCGTCGTCAGCTGGAGCCCATCATCACAGACTACCATACCAAGCACACCGCAGATATGGATGCCCTGAAGATCAAGCTGCAGCCCGTGGTTGACGCAATGAAGACCAGTGTTGCTGCCAATGTGGAGGAGACCAAGACCGCCCTGATGCCCATTTTGGAATCTGTGCGTGCTAAGCTCTCAGAGCGTCTTGAGAATCTGAAGGATATAGCTACTCCCTACGTCGAGGAATACAAGGATCAGCTGAAGCAGGCCTACGGCCAGGCACAATCCGTCAAACCCGAAGACCTCACTGCCCTGAAGGAAAAGATTGCACCCATGGCTGATGAAGTCAGGGCTAAGGTCACAGAAATGTTCGAGGCCATCGCTGCTACCTTCCAGAAGAGCTAA
- the LOC133003712 gene encoding apolipoprotein A-I-like isoform X1 produces MAFTGTWGGEYSLENFVHSTTIMNFATLALALLLAVGSNAASMQADAPNQLQHVRSLMELYMTQMKDSAHKVLDQLDQTEYSELKASLSQRLDDTYTQIKALQASVSPITDNVVTTIADATADFRASVDADIQALKLDLEPKRAELRRVITEHIEEYRRQLEPIITDYHTKHTADMDALKIKLQPVVDAMKTSVAANVEETKTALMPILESVRAKLSERLENLKDIATPYVEEYKDQLKQAYGQAQSVKPEDLTALKEKIAPMADEVRAKVTEMFEAIAATFQKS; encoded by the exons ATGGCTTTCACTGGAACTTGGGGTGGAGAGTATTCATTAGAAAACTTTGTTCACTCG aCCACCATCATGAATTTCGCCACTCTTGCTCTTGCCCTTCTGCTGGCCGTCG GCTCTAATGCCGCGTCCATGCAAGCTGATGCACCTAACCAGCTGCAGCATGTCCGCTCCCTCATGGAGCTCTACATGACTCAGATGAAGGACAGTGCCCACAAAGTCCTGGACCAGCTCGATCAAACCGAGTACAGCGAACTTAA GGCCAGCCTGTCTCAGCGCCTGGATGACACATACACTCAGATCAAGGCTCTGCAGGCCTCTGTTTCCCCCATCACCGACAATGTTGTCACTACCATTGCTGACGCCACCGCTGACTTCCGTGCCTCTGTCGATGCTGATATCCAAGCCCTGAAGCTCGACCTCGAGCCCAAGCGCGCTGAGCTGAGGAGAGTCATCACCGAGCACATTGAAGAATACCGTCGTCAGCTGGAGCCCATCATCACAGACTACCATACCAAGCACACCGCAGATATGGATGCCCTGAAGATCAAGCTGCAGCCCGTGGTTGACGCAATGAAGACCAGTGTTGCTGCCAATGTGGAGGAGACCAAGACCGCCCTGATGCCCATTTTGGAATCTGTGCGTGCTAAGCTCTCAGAGCGTCTTGAGAATCTGAAGGATATAGCTACTCCCTACGTCGAGGAATACAAGGATCAGCTGAAGCAGGCCTACGGCCAGGCACAATCCGTCAAACCCGAAGACCTCACTGCCCTGAAGGAAAAGATTGCACCCATGGCTGATGAAGTCAGGGCTAAGGTCACAGAAATGTTCGAGGCCATCGCTGCTACCTTCCAGAAGAGCTAA